From a single Lactococcus carnosus genomic region:
- a CDS encoding nicotinamide-nucleotide adenylyltransferase → MQTNNISKGKLSGKKIGVYFGTFAPLHTGHQQQIYKTSALNEGVLLIVSGYDGDRGSKIGLHLDKRFRYLREAFNDEAAIKVVKLDENGIPEMPHGWDDWTNRLFGLIQANTESEILEVTFYVGEAEYVTELYKRFPTDDGNTYTVEIADRHDIQISATMIRENPQAYWQDINRVFRRQFSKVVTLMGSASTGKSTLVRRLARSINAPFSEEYARSYEEYSNINDDELEMSDYARLITGQYDVNSKEINSPANQGIVFLDTDAIVTRVYAKLYLSEEDQAQLEPLFQKIIRDEQMDLILVIPPITKYIDDGFRNMAWESSRQEFHEELMRQLAEFNLMDKVVLLDDTGDVRDEKGYLSRYHHAIDAVKQQTGVEIKRLDY, encoded by the coding sequence ATATTTCAAAAGGCAAATTATCAGGGAAAAAAATCGGCGTATACTTTGGGACATTTGCGCCCTTACATACTGGACATCAGCAACAAATCTATAAGACATCTGCACTTAATGAAGGTGTGTTACTGATCGTATCAGGATATGATGGCGATCGCGGCTCTAAAATCGGCCTCCATTTGGATAAAAGATTTCGCTATTTACGTGAGGCCTTTAACGACGAGGCAGCCATAAAGGTTGTCAAGCTCGATGAAAATGGGATTCCTGAAATGCCACATGGCTGGGATGACTGGACAAACCGCTTATTTGGGTTAATTCAAGCCAATACTGAATCTGAAATTTTAGAGGTCACCTTTTATGTTGGGGAAGCAGAATATGTGACTGAGTTGTATAAACGCTTCCCGACAGATGATGGTAATACTTATACTGTTGAGATAGCCGATCGACATGATATCCAAATTTCAGCCACGATGATCCGTGAAAATCCACAAGCCTATTGGCAGGATATTAATCGTGTCTTTAGACGTCAGTTCTCCAAAGTCGTGACCTTGATGGGATCTGCCTCTACGGGTAAGTCAACACTTGTTAGGCGGCTAGCCAGATCAATCAATGCCCCATTTTCAGAAGAGTATGCAAGAAGTTATGAAGAGTATTCAAATATAAATGATGATGAGCTTGAAATGTCTGACTATGCCCGTTTAATTACGGGACAATATGATGTCAATTCAAAAGAAATCAATTCACCTGCCAATCAAGGGATTGTTTTTCTGGATACGGATGCTATTGTGACACGTGTTTATGCCAAACTCTATCTCAGTGAAGAAGATCAAGCACAATTAGAACCCTTATTTCAAAAGATCATTCGAGATGAACAGATGGATTTGATATTGGTCATCCCGCCCATCACTAAATATATTGATGATGGTTTCCGAAATATGGCGTGGGAGTCATCTCGACAAGAGTTTCATGAAGAATTAATGCGCCAATTAGCAGAGTTTAACCTGATGGATAAGGTTGTTTTACTAGATGATACAGGTGATGTACGAGATGAAAAAGGCTATCTCAGTCGCTACCATCATGCTATCGATGCTGTTAAACAACAGACTGGAGTCGAAATAAAACGCCTAGACTATTAA
- a CDS encoding YdbC family protein, with product MSEFKFEIEEHLIVLSENDKGWKKELTRVSWNGSPAKFDIRQWSPDYSKMGKGVTLTNEEFQKLVEELTK from the coding sequence ATGAGCGAGTTTAAATTTGAAATTGAGGAGCATTTGATTGTCCTATCTGAAAATGATAAGGGATGGAAGAAAGAACTGACGCGTGTGTCATGGAATGGCTCACCAGCAAAGTTTGATATCCGCCAATGGTCCCCTGATTATAGCAAGATGGGAAAAGGGGTTACCTTGACCAATGAAGAATTTCAGAAACTGGTTGAAGAACTTACCAAATAA
- a CDS encoding DUF3397 family protein, with product MFIHLLIAIYPILLFILIPLLFKFFKIRQFSTINVPDIVTVFLIFGLHLFSRQVTHISILPYFLMLISIIALVLLFLDLFYNRHFEARHFLHFFWRITFFVTLLLYILMVVIIFKT from the coding sequence ATGTTCATTCACCTATTAATTGCTATTTATCCGATCCTATTATTTATACTGATACCACTTCTCTTCAAGTTTTTCAAAATAAGACAGTTTTCGACAATTAATGTGCCAGATATTGTGACCGTTTTTTTGATTTTTGGCTTACATCTATTTTCTCGTCAAGTCACGCATATCAGTATCTTGCCTTACTTTTTAATGCTTATATCAATTATAGCGCTCGTTCTGCTTTTTCTAGACTTATTCTATAATCGACACTTTGAAGCCCGCCACTTTCTTCATTTTTTTTGGCGAATCACTTTTTTTGTCACCTTACTGCTCTATATTTTAATGGTTGTCATCATTTTCAAGACATAA
- a CDS encoding biotin transporter BioY codes for MTHNKTQRLAIIAIAAAFLAISSQITIPLPIVPLTLQTLAVGIIATVLTPLDSVLAILVYLILGAIGLPVFAGGAAGFGVILGPTGGFLIGFLFQALQVAQLSKLALLVKTARGKLALFIIANLIGTIWCLAIGTAWLAVVARLSLQAGFKLGFLPFIIPGIIKAILAAIIGYYIRRALKTNAYFIRSTAK; via the coding sequence ATGACGCATAATAAAACGCAACGTCTGGCAATTATTGCTATTGCTGCTGCTTTCCTAGCGATTTCAAGCCAAATTACCATTCCCTTACCCATCGTGCCACTGACACTGCAAACCCTGGCTGTCGGCATTATTGCGACTGTACTTACCCCATTGGACAGTGTACTTGCTATTCTTGTCTATTTAATCCTTGGTGCAATCGGTCTACCAGTGTTTGCTGGTGGTGCTGCTGGATTCGGTGTCATCCTCGGACCAACAGGCGGTTTTTTGATTGGTTTCTTATTTCAAGCACTACAGGTCGCTCAGTTAAGTAAACTGGCTCTGTTAGTGAAAACAGCACGTGGCAAATTAGCTTTATTTATAATTGCCAATCTGATTGGGACGATTTGGTGTTTGGCTATAGGGACTGCCTGGCTTGCAGTTGTTGCACGCTTATCACTTCAAGCAGGATTTAAGCTTGGCTTTCTACCCTTTATTATACCTGGTATTATCAAAGCAATTCTTGCAGCAATCATCGGCTACTACATCCGACGTGCTTTGAAAACAAACGCCTACTTTATCAGGTCTACAGCTAAATAA
- a CDS encoding aminoacyl-tRNA deacylase produces MKKQKLKKTLVDQILDKAGIVHDTLALNALKDDLPDGITRDDIYKTLALTNGTDPIIGIVPLTRHLSEKKLAKVSGMKKVSMIPQKDLQKTTGYIHGANNPVGIHQKHAFPIYIDEIALSKPVMIVSAGEVGRSIRIQPQLLADFVHASFADISEPETH; encoded by the coding sequence ATGAAGAAACAAAAGCTAAAAAAGACGCTTGTCGATCAAATTCTTGATAAGGCTGGTATTGTGCATGACACATTAGCCTTAAATGCACTTAAGGATGACTTGCCAGATGGTATCACTAGAGATGACATCTATAAAACTTTAGCGCTTACAAATGGAACTGATCCGATCATCGGTATTGTCCCATTGACAAGACATCTCTCTGAAAAAAAATTGGCCAAAGTATCTGGTATGAAAAAAGTCAGTATGATTCCACAAAAAGACTTGCAGAAAACAACTGGCTACATCCATGGTGCCAATAATCCAGTCGGTATTCATCAAAAACATGCATTCCCCATTTATATCGATGAAATCGCCTTGTCAAAGCCAGTTATGATTGTATCGGCTGGTGAAGTGGGCCGCAGCATTCGGATTCAACCTCAGCTTCTTGCTGATTTCGTACATGCCAGTTTTGCTGACATCTCAGAACCAGAAACGCACTAA
- a CDS encoding DUF368 domain-containing protein, producing the protein MNKVNKGGYISMSWLIRLIKGVIIALGFILPGVSGGVLAAILGLYERMLGFLAHIRENFKANFLYFLPVGIGGILGVGLLSRPLEFLLVHYQVIVLWGFSGAIIGSLPSLWKESEKESQRDKADWAWLIGTFVISLVFLYTLPYLFGTLPANFATFILAGALIALGVLVPGLSPSNLLLILGLYSPMLTGFKNFDLVNVFLPIAIGGVLAMLCFAKGMEHLLTTYHSRVFHFIIGVVCASTLLILVPNPQAAESISYSGSTLLTGIFAIVCTALGLILGLWMSRLEEKYK; encoded by the coding sequence ATAAATAAAGTAAATAAAGGTGGTTACATATCAATGTCATGGTTAATTAGGCTCATCAAAGGTGTCATCATTGCACTTGGTTTTATCCTGCCAGGCGTTTCGGGCGGCGTCCTTGCTGCTATTCTAGGCTTATACGAACGCATGCTCGGATTTCTTGCGCATATTCGTGAAAATTTCAAGGCAAACTTCCTCTACTTTCTACCTGTGGGTATTGGTGGGATATTAGGTGTTGGTCTCTTATCCCGTCCACTAGAATTTCTATTGGTTCACTATCAGGTGATTGTCCTTTGGGGATTTTCAGGTGCCATCATCGGTAGCTTACCATCATTATGGAAAGAATCTGAAAAAGAAAGTCAGCGTGATAAAGCGGATTGGGCTTGGTTAATCGGCACTTTTGTCATCAGTCTCGTCTTCTTATACACCCTGCCCTATCTCTTTGGCACATTACCAGCTAATTTTGCTACCTTTATCTTAGCTGGTGCCCTAATCGCATTAGGGGTACTCGTACCTGGCCTATCGCCATCAAATCTACTCTTAATTTTAGGCCTCTATTCTCCTATGTTGACAGGATTCAAAAATTTCGATTTAGTCAATGTATTTCTTCCCATCGCAATCGGCGGTGTACTTGCCATGCTCTGCTTTGCAAAAGGGATGGAACATCTGTTAACAACCTATCATTCACGTGTCTTTCATTTTATTATAGGGGTCGTCTGTGCCTCAACACTCTTAATCCTCGTACCCAATCCACAAGCTGCTGAAAGTATCAGTTACTCAGGAAGCACCTTACTTACCGGCATATTTGCGATTGTATGTACAGCACTTGGTTTGATTTTAGGCTTATGGATGAGTCGACTTGAGGAAAAATACAAATGA
- the thiT gene encoding energy-coupled thiamine transporter ThiT, whose translation MSQKQVFSIRTLAEIAIVAALAMALSLIPLQVMWFEISLGTLLIALISLRHGTLIGIITGLIWGLLHFVLGKVYFLSVPQVLIEYVLAFSFAGFAGLARQPFIKTGKDRFIVLAVVLGALAKYFWHFVAGVIFWSDYAWKGWGAVSYSLIINGVSCLLTMIVGSIILLVIRKAAPKLFKV comes from the coding sequence ATGTCGCAAAAACAAGTCTTTAGCATTCGCACCCTAGCAGAAATTGCTATCGTTGCTGCTCTCGCCATGGCACTTTCGCTAATCCCACTCCAAGTGATGTGGTTTGAAATTAGTCTAGGCACACTACTTATTGCCCTGATTTCACTTCGTCACGGGACACTCATCGGCATCATAACAGGTCTCATCTGGGGACTGCTACATTTTGTACTCGGCAAGGTTTATTTTTTAAGTGTGCCACAGGTACTCATCGAATATGTCCTCGCATTTTCTTTTGCTGGGTTTGCTGGGCTGGCAAGACAACCCTTTATCAAAACGGGTAAAGATCGCTTTATTGTACTGGCAGTCGTATTAGGCGCTTTGGCTAAATACTTTTGGCACTTTGTCGCAGGAGTTATTTTTTGGAGTGACTATGCTTGGAAAGGCTGGGGTGCGGTGAGTTACTCGCTGATCATCAATGGTGTCAGTTGCCTACTCACAATGATCGTAGGCAGTATCATCCTACTCGTCATCAGAAAAGCAGCACCAAAACTGTTTAAAGTTTAA
- a CDS encoding lactate/malate family dehydrogenase, whose translation MRIGIIGLGHVGSTVAYTLCLQGLADELVLLDKNKMKVQAEYLELSDTIHNLPNEVVLIKDDDAALKTADVIVFCAGDITVLENATDRLAELRVTSKIVEDVAPKIVQSGFSGVLISVTNPCDVIALYLAELTGFDKRKIIGSGTLIDTNRLMYRSGRDDVLVIGEHGESQVALDVPDVIEKLAAKTGWEIYAAKQHTAFGIASSVARIISVLEQDTGELLPISSYDESVGCYYSTLAKLSLDQGVVERVIPSLSSNERKRLQASIQTIKGNYDRI comes from the coding sequence ATGAGAATCGGTATTATCGGATTAGGGCATGTTGGGTCAACGGTGGCCTATACATTATGCCTACAAGGATTAGCTGATGAATTGGTATTGCTTGATAAAAATAAAATGAAGGTCCAAGCGGAGTATCTGGAACTATCAGATACCATACACAACTTACCAAATGAAGTTGTGCTTATTAAGGATGATGATGCAGCACTTAAGACTGCCGACGTAATCGTCTTTTGTGCAGGGGATATTACTGTATTAGAAAACGCGACAGATCGGCTTGCAGAATTACGTGTCACATCGAAAATTGTTGAAGACGTTGCACCTAAAATCGTACAGTCAGGATTTTCAGGTGTGCTCATTTCTGTTACCAACCCCTGTGATGTTATTGCCTTGTATCTAGCCGAATTAACTGGGTTTGACAAGCGGAAAATTATCGGGAGTGGGACATTAATTGATACGAATCGACTCATGTATCGATCTGGTCGTGATGATGTTTTGGTGATTGGAGAACACGGCGAGAGCCAGGTTGCCCTTGATGTGCCGGATGTGATTGAAAAATTAGCAGCCAAGACAGGGTGGGAGATATATGCAGCCAAGCAGCATACTGCTTTTGGTATCGCCTCAAGTGTGGCTAGGATAATCAGCGTCCTAGAACAAGACACTGGGGAACTTTTGCCGATTTCGTCCTACGATGAATCAGTAGGTTGCTATTATAGTACCCTAGCAAAATTATCTTTGGACCAAGGTGTGGTCGAGCGTGTGATTCCCTCGCTCTCAAGCAATGAGAGAAAACGATTACAAGCCAGTATCCAGACGATTAAAGGGAATTATGACCGTATTTGA
- a CDS encoding MetQ/NlpA family ABC transporter substrate-binding protein: MKKWTKVATGLIAIFAVASLAACGAKKSDASKDGVKTYTVGVASDQQKEIWQKVSDSLKNDKIKIDVKLFSGYTEENPALADGSLDLNSFQHVAYLNNYNKENKKDLTYIGYTIISPFGLYSDKIKDPKELKDGDKVAIPNDPTNGGRALQALQALGVIKLKADAPESPDVKDIASYKTKIEIKAIQADQLVSTLPDVTAAFINTNYVTDQLHTTPKKSAIYIDTDHLDKVSELYKNIIAVRKEDKNKEDFKKILKAYQTPEIAKIIQSTNDYPAWDTTK, encoded by the coding sequence ATGAAAAAATGGACTAAAGTTGCAACAGGACTTATCGCTATCTTTGCAGTCGCATCACTTGCAGCATGTGGTGCTAAAAAATCAGATGCCAGCAAAGACGGTGTCAAAACGTATACTGTGGGAGTCGCTAGTGATCAACAAAAAGAAATCTGGCAAAAAGTTAGTGATTCATTAAAAAATGACAAAATTAAAATTGATGTGAAATTATTTAGTGGGTATACAGAAGAAAATCCAGCACTTGCTGATGGCTCACTTGATTTGAACAGCTTCCAACACGTTGCCTACCTCAACAACTATAATAAAGAGAATAAAAAAGATCTGACTTATATTGGGTATACAATCATTTCACCTTTCGGTCTTTACTCTGATAAAATTAAAGATCCAAAAGAATTGAAAGATGGCGATAAAGTTGCAATCCCTAATGACCCAACAAATGGTGGTCGTGCTTTACAAGCACTTCAAGCACTCGGTGTCATTAAACTTAAAGCAGATGCGCCTGAGTCACCAGATGTAAAAGACATTGCGTCTTATAAGACTAAAATTGAGATTAAAGCCATTCAAGCAGACCAATTGGTATCGACATTACCGGATGTGACAGCGGCCTTTATCAATACCAACTATGTGACTGACCAGTTACATACAACGCCTAAAAAATCAGCGATTTACATCGATACTGACCACTTAGACAAAGTCAGCGAACTCTATAAAAATATCATCGCTGTACGTAAAGAAGACAAAAATAAGGAAGATTTCAAGAAAATTTTGAAAGCTTACCAAACACCAGAAATCGCTAAAATTATTCAATCAACAAATGACTACCCTGCTTGGGATACAACAAAGTAA
- a CDS encoding methionine ABC transporter ATP-binding protein — MINLTDISVRFTQKNSEVVAVDQVSLQVDKGDIYGIVGYSGAGKSTLVRVINLLQKPTTGKVIVEGKNLVDLSPRALREERKKIGMIFQHFNLMTSRTIADNVAFPLKGSGLSKQEIAAKVDHLLSLVGILDKKDAYPNKLSGGQKQRVAIARALANDPKILLCDEATSALDPKTTLAILELLQEVNQKLGITIVIITHEMQVVKEICNKVAVMETGRVIEHGRVVDIFDEPKAPLTRDFIRTATHVEQAEKKLLRYTDKTVYELKFSNAAEPIIIELYKRFAVTADILYGNIEFLQDVPIGTLLVTLEDANGQEPSLTEVSAYLAEQGVRISKVVRTENKEVIV; from the coding sequence ATGATAAATTTAACGGATATTAGTGTGAGATTCACACAAAAAAATAGTGAGGTGGTTGCTGTCGACCAAGTCTCTCTTCAGGTAGATAAGGGAGACATCTATGGTATCGTTGGCTATTCTGGTGCGGGTAAATCAACACTTGTTCGTGTGATTAACCTACTTCAGAAACCAACAACTGGCAAAGTTATCGTTGAAGGAAAAAACCTTGTTGATCTATCGCCTCGTGCTCTACGTGAGGAACGCAAGAAGATTGGGATGATTTTTCAACATTTTAATTTGATGACATCACGCACGATTGCGGATAATGTCGCTTTTCCGCTGAAGGGCTCTGGCTTGTCAAAACAAGAAATAGCAGCCAAGGTAGATCATTTATTAAGCTTAGTTGGGATTTTAGATAAAAAGGATGCCTATCCTAACAAATTATCAGGTGGTCAAAAGCAGCGTGTTGCGATTGCGCGTGCGCTAGCTAATGACCCGAAAATACTACTTTGTGATGAAGCAACGTCAGCATTAGATCCTAAAACGACTTTAGCAATACTTGAATTACTACAAGAAGTTAATCAAAAGTTAGGGATTACGATCGTGATTATTACGCACGAAATGCAGGTTGTCAAGGAAATTTGTAACAAAGTCGCAGTCATGGAAACTGGTCGTGTCATCGAGCATGGTCGTGTCGTTGATATCTTTGATGAACCTAAAGCGCCACTAACACGAGACTTCATTAGAACAGCAACGCATGTAGAACAAGCTGAGAAGAAATTATTACGCTATACGGATAAAACAGTATATGAACTCAAATTTTCGAATGCAGCAGAGCCGATTATTATTGAGCTCTACAAGCGCTTTGCTGTTACAGCGGATATCTTATATGGTAATATTGAGTTTTTACAAGATGTACCGATCGGTACCCTACTCGTCACACTGGAAGACGCAAATGGTCAAGAACCAAGTCTGACAGAAGTAAGTGCCTATCTAGCTGAGCAAGGGGTACGGATTTCAAAAGTTGTCCGCACTGAAAATAAGGAGGTAATCGTCTGA
- a CDS encoding methionine ABC transporter permease — protein sequence MDKLFPNVNQIWPDIRVATFETLQMTIIAGIIAGVIGLIIGIVLLVTNKDGLTPNRVVYYVLDKVVDVGRSIPFIILLAIIVPFTRLIVHTSVGTTAVTVPIVIGTIPFFARQIQNALLEVDPGVVEAARAMGVGTFGIIFRVYLKEGLVSIIRASSFTIINLIGLTAMAGIVGGGGLGAMAIQVGYQRNQKDVTFMSLILVLVIVFITQLLGNIAVKLASKGR from the coding sequence ATGGATAAGCTATTTCCAAATGTCAATCAAATATGGCCAGATATTCGGGTTGCAACCTTTGAAACCTTACAAATGACAATCATAGCAGGCATCATAGCAGGTGTCATTGGCTTGATAATAGGGATTGTATTACTGGTTACAAACAAGGATGGGTTAACACCAAATCGGGTGGTCTACTATGTATTGGATAAAGTTGTTGATGTCGGTCGCTCAATTCCGTTCATTATTTTACTAGCCATCATCGTACCCTTTACGCGCTTGATTGTGCATACGAGTGTTGGGACGACAGCTGTAACGGTGCCGATCGTCATCGGGACAATTCCCTTCTTTGCACGTCAAATTCAAAATGCCTTATTAGAAGTAGATCCTGGCGTAGTAGAAGCAGCACGTGCCATGGGTGTTGGGACTTTCGGCATTATTTTCCGGGTTTATTTAAAAGAAGGTTTGGTTTCGATTATTCGTGCGTCAAGCTTTACAATTATTAATCTGATCGGCTTAACTGCTATGGCTGGTATCGTTGGTGGTGGTGGTTTAGGTGCCATGGCGATTCAAGTTGGCTATCAAAGAAATCAAAAAGATGTGACATTCATGTCATTGATCCTGGTATTAGTCATCGTTTTTATTACACAATTACTTGGTAATATAGCTGTAAAATTAGCTTCTAAAGGTCGTTAA
- a CDS encoding helix-turn-helix transcriptional regulator — translation MENNIKKLRKAMKFSQEDLARLTHSTRQSINAVENNKYDPSLDLAFKIAKALNVEVDDIFIKQTKSDEENFDLWCEKYSCELWENRKQKSPVS, via the coding sequence ATGGAAAATAATATTAAAAAATTACGGAAAGCGATGAAATTTTCTCAAGAAGATTTAGCACGATTAACGCATTCAACTCGCCAATCAATCAATGCTGTAGAAAATAATAAATATGATCCGTCATTGGATTTAGCTTTTAAAATTGCTAAAGCACTGAATGTCGAAGTAGATGATATTTTTATCAAGCAAACCAAATCTGATGAAGAAAATTTTGACTTGTGGTGTGAAAAATATAGCTGTGAGCTTTGGGAAAATAGAAAGCAAAAATCACCTGTATCGTAA
- a CDS encoding MmcQ/YjbR family DNA-binding protein, producing the protein MQASEICQYALTFPAAKTDYKAEWGATRLLIDDKLFGMMGTDKSGKPILTVKLKPEDGELLREQYETIVPGYYMNKLHWNSIDLLANQVPDETMKMMIKASYDLVLKGLTKKRQKEIADLALG; encoded by the coding sequence ATGCAAGCATCTGAAATATGCCAATATGCCTTGACTTTTCCTGCTGCCAAAACAGATTATAAGGCTGAGTGGGGTGCAACTCGTCTGCTGATTGATGATAAGCTATTTGGCATGATGGGTACGGATAAATCTGGAAAGCCTATTTTGACAGTAAAGCTTAAACCAGAAGATGGTGAATTGTTACGTGAGCAGTATGAGACTATTGTACCTGGTTACTATATGAATAAGTTACATTGGAACTCGATTGACTTACTAGCGAACCAAGTACCCGATGAGACGATGAAAATGATGATCAAAGCATCCTATGACTTAGTCTTAAAAGGCTTAACGAAAAAGAGACAAAAAGAAATCGCTGATTTAGCACTTGGCTAA
- a CDS encoding LysR family transcriptional regulator, whose protein sequence is MNIKQLRYIVAIANTGTFREASEQLYVSQPSMSIAVKDLEVELGFKIFDRLNTGVSLTIAGERFYEQAQSVLRDFDTFEAKYMSPATLQHSFSIASQHYDFLAPVSVEFSEKNPDIKNIRLFESTTYNILTEVSDGVSDVGIAYLNNQNRLGITRMLDKLDLDFDELMTFKTHIYLRQSHPLASKAFLTNDDLRTLSRVRFTQENEQFLYYSEDLVETFENTKIFNVTDRASLNGILERTDAYATGSGFIDQASVHDITVIPLEDGNANTLIFIKKKSATLSEEVKSYKRSLENYFAQNRF, encoded by the coding sequence ATGAATATTAAGCAACTTAGATACATCGTCGCTATTGCAAATACTGGTACCTTTAGAGAAGCCAGTGAACAACTCTATGTCAGTCAACCGTCCATGTCGATTGCGGTCAAGGATCTTGAGGTGGAACTTGGCTTTAAGATTTTTGACAGGCTCAATACGGGTGTCAGTCTCACCATAGCAGGTGAGCGTTTTTATGAGCAAGCCCAGAGTGTTTTGAGAGATTTTGACACGTTTGAAGCCAAGTACATGTCACCAGCAACCTTGCAACATAGTTTTTCGATTGCTAGTCAGCATTATGATTTCCTAGCCCCTGTTTCTGTAGAGTTTTCTGAGAAGAATCCTGACATAAAAAATATTAGGCTGTTTGAGTCAACGACCTATAATATCTTGACTGAAGTTTCTGATGGTGTTTCAGATGTAGGGATTGCCTATCTGAATAACCAAAATAGGCTAGGCATTACTAGAATGCTGGACAAGTTAGATCTTGATTTTGATGAGCTGATGACGTTTAAGACACACATTTATTTGAGACAAAGCCATCCGCTAGCAAGTAAGGCCTTCCTAACAAATGATGATCTGAGAACATTGAGTCGTGTTCGATTTACACAAGAAAATGAACAGTTCTTGTACTATTCGGAAGATTTAGTGGAAACATTTGAAAATACAAAAATATTTAATGTGACAGACCGTGCCTCTCTAAATGGTATTTTGGAGAGAACGGATGCCTATGCGACTGGTTCAGGCTTTATCGATCAAGCAAGTGTGCATGATATCACAGTTATTCCACTGGAAGATGGCAATGCAAATACCTTGATTTTCATTAAGAAAAAAAGTGCAACGTTATCAGAAGAGGTCAAGTCATATAAACGCAGTTTAGAAAATTATTTCGCTCAGAATCGATTTTGA
- a CDS encoding helix-turn-helix domain-containing protein — protein MISKVIGMRLKKIREERGYSLEKVSELTGVSKPSINNIERGLTSPSIDSLWKIATGLSVPISYFFSEFKTAHTLVNMDELTKINSKDELVSISSIFSWLPTDNFECFYLELAANANRVSQAHVKGSKELIFILEGQLTMLLGEERIVCKENACLKFDANIAHTYFNETDAKVRGISVMIYPADIDR, from the coding sequence ATGATTTCAAAAGTAATTGGCATGAGATTAAAAAAAATTCGTGAAGAGAGAGGCTACTCATTAGAAAAAGTATCAGAGTTGACAGGTGTTAGTAAGCCAAGTATTAATAATATAGAAAGAGGGTTGACATCTCCTTCAATCGATAGTTTGTGGAAAATAGCGACAGGATTGTCAGTACCTATCTCTTATTTTTTTAGTGAATTTAAAACAGCGCATACACTAGTCAATATGGATGAGCTGACCAAAATCAACTCGAAAGACGAACTGGTCAGCATCTCCTCTATTTTTAGTTGGCTACCAACAGACAATTTTGAGTGTTTCTACTTAGAGTTAGCAGCAAATGCAAATAGAGTGTCACAAGCACATGTTAAAGGTTCAAAGGAGCTAATTTTTATATTAGAGGGTCAGCTAACGATGCTGTTAGGAGAGGAACGCATCGTATGTAAAGAAAATGCATGTCTTAAATTTGATGCCAACATAGCGCATACTTATTTCAATGAAACAGACGCTAAGGTAAGAGGCATAAGTGTGATGATTTATCCAGCAGATATTGACAGATAA